A DNA window from Nerophis ophidion isolate RoL-2023_Sa linkage group LG13, RoL_Noph_v1.0, whole genome shotgun sequence contains the following coding sequences:
- the LOC133564311 gene encoding gastrula zinc finger protein XlCGF7.1-like isoform X1 — MEQEGVKLPCFKEEVDESQPPHIKEEEEDHRISQEGNRFERPEEIPVICVIVKSEDDEDKGESEEKREVEPPSCGSAQHMITEADGEHCGRSQADHLFAPLLHSDDTSSHSADTDDEDSTADKTSHTDNAHFKCSQCGKTFNAKAFLMRHMRRHTGEKPFACSVCKKSFSRQDYMKRHLKTHTEEKSYSCSICSKGFHESSTLVNHIRTHTGEKPFICSVCGKRLTQKTQLTSHMRTHTGEKPFTCLVCGRKFTRNDLLTTHTRIHTGEKPFPCSMCGKSFTKKDGLTRHTRIHTGEKPFPCSVCGKMFSQKIALIAHTRTHTHE, encoded by the coding sequence ATGGAGCAAGAGGGAGTGAAGCTGCCCTGTTTTAAAGAGGAAGTGGATGAGTCACAGCCCCCCCATataaaagaggaggaggaggatcatcgcatcagtcaggagggaaaTCGTTTTGAACGACCGGAAGAGATTCCAGTgatttgtgtcattgtgaagagtgaagatgatgaagacaaaggtgaaagtgaggagaagagagaggtgGAGCCTCCAAGCTGTGGCTCAGCTCAACATATGATAACAGAAGCTGACGGAGAACACTGTGGAAGATCACAAGCAGACCACCTCTTTGCTCCACTATTACATAGTGACGACACGTCGTCACACTCAGCTGACACCGATGATGAAGACTCCACAGCTGATAAGACAAGTCACACTGACAACGCACACTTTAAATGTTCTCAGTGTGGCAAAACATTTAATGCCAAGGCATTTTTGAtgagacacatgagaagacatactggagaaaaaccttttgccTGCTCAGTCTGTAAAAAAAGTTTCTCTCGACAAGATTACatgaaaagacatttaaaaactcACACCGAAGAAAAATCGTACTCCTGCTCAATTTGCAGCAAAGGTTTTCATGAAAGTTCAACATTGGTTAACCAcataagaacacacactggtgagaaaCCTTTTATCTGCTCAGTTTGCGGGAAAAGATTGACCCAAAAAACGCAATTAACAagtcacatgagaacacacactggggaGAAACCATTCACCTGCTTGGTCTGTGGTAGAAAATTCACTCGGAATGATCTCTTGACCACACACACGAGAatacacaccggagagaaaccttttccttGCTCGATGTGCGGTaaaagttttactaaaaaagatggTTTAACGAGACACACAAGAatacacaccggagagaaaccttttccgTGTTCCGTTTGTGGTAAAATGTTTTCTCAAAAGATAGCTTTGATAGCGCACACAAGGACACATACTCATGAATAA
- the LOC133564311 gene encoding zinc finger protein 354C-like isoform X2: MEQEGVKLPCFKEEVDESQPPHIKEEEEDHRISQEGNRFERPEEIPVICVIVKSEDDEDKGESEEKREVEPPSCGSAQHMITEADGEHCGRSQADHLFAPLLHSDDTSSHSADTDDEDSTADKTSHTDNAHFKCSQCGKTFNAKAFLMRHMRRHTGEKPFACSVCKKSFSRQDYMKRHLKTHTEEKSYSCSICSKGFHESSTLVNHIRTHTGAGDKPRLYDIQKDRYFGWHCIKNRHQSLKDITTWAQEHFKKPLSLNTICGYFYKCKLKLYYAKRKPFINNIQKCRQLLWA; this comes from the exons ATGGAGCAAGAGGGAGTGAAGCTGCCCTGTTTTAAAGAGGAAGTGGATGAGTCACAGCCCCCCCATataaaagaggaggaggaggatcatcgcatcagtcaggagggaaaTCGTTTTGAACGACCGGAAGAGATTCCAGTgatttgtgtcattgtgaagagtgaagatgatgaagacaaaggtgaaagtgaggagaagagagaggtgGAGCCTCCAAGCTGTGGCTCAGCTCAACATATGATAACAGAAGCTGACGGAGAACACTGTGGAAGATCACAAGCAGACCACCTCTTTGCTCCACTATTACATAGTGACGACACGTCGTCACACTCAGCTGACACCGATGATGAAGACTCCACAGCTGATAAGACAAGTCACACTGACAACGCACACTTTAAATGTTCTCAGTGTGGCAAAACATTTAATGCCAAGGCATTTTTGAtgagacacatgagaagacatactggagaaaaaccttttgccTGCTCAGTCTGTAAAAAAAGTTTCTCTCGACAAGATTACatgaaaagacatttaaaaactcACACCGAAGAAAAATCGTACTCCTGCTCAATTTGCAGCAAAGGTTTTCATGAAAGTTCAACATTGGTTAACCAcataagaacacacactg GAGCAGGAGACAAGCCCAGACTCTACGACATACAAAAAGATCGCTACTTTGG atggcactgtatcaaaaaccgacatcaatctctaaaggatatcaccacatgggcccaggaacacttcaaaaaaccactgtcactaaataccatTTGTGGCTACTTctacaagtgcaagttaaagctctactatgcaaagcgaaagccatttatcaacaacatccagaaatgccgccagcttctctgggcctga